The Priestia aryabhattai genome contains a region encoding:
- a CDS encoding DUF502 domain-containing protein, producing the protein MKAIIKSFINGLLTIVPIILVIYILVRVFNFLDSILGNVLKPYMKQDYIPGIGILATLVLITFLGWLSTRFFAGKIINLIDRLLEKIPLVKTLYSVIKDTFQSFLGEKKSFSKVALVTMPGTSMKVIGFVTSEEVEEVIHSLKDHVAVYVPQTFQVAGFTFLVPKEEIEWLDIKPEEAMKFVLSGGVSSSKTEK; encoded by the coding sequence ATGAAAGCAATCATAAAAAGTTTTATTAATGGACTCTTAACGATTGTCCCTATTATCCTTGTTATTTATATTTTGGTAAGAGTGTTTAATTTTTTAGACAGCATTTTAGGGAACGTATTGAAGCCCTATATGAAGCAAGATTATATACCTGGGATCGGAATCTTGGCGACTCTTGTCTTAATTACCTTCTTAGGATGGTTATCTACTCGTTTTTTCGCGGGGAAAATTATTAACTTAATTGATCGATTGTTAGAAAAAATACCGCTTGTTAAAACGCTATATAGTGTCATTAAAGATACATTTCAATCTTTTCTTGGAGAGAAAAAATCCTTTTCAAAAGTAGCTTTAGTGACGATGCCAGGCACGTCAATGAAAGTCATAGGGTTTGTGACGTCTGAAGAGGTAGAAGAGGTTATTCACTCATTAAAAGACCATGTAGCCGTCTATGTCCCCCAAACTTTTCAAGTAGCCGGTTTTACTTTTTTGGTTCCAAAAGAAGAAATTGAGTGGTTAGATATTAAGCCGGAAGAAGCAATGAAGTTCGTGTTATCTGGGGGAGTATCTAGTTCGAAAACAGAAAAATAA
- a CDS encoding TetR/AcrR family transcriptional regulator yields the protein MKEKEKRIIEAAIKLFAKKGFNATSVQEIVDECNISKGAFYLHFKSKDALLLSILNFYYEKLFSSVYALDEAVNDARSRYMNQLIYFYEFITEHRDFIIMQIREKSIPFNKDVENFVHKMQRETFYFHCKSLVSVYGEEVTPYISDLTKMIEGIHQSFLEIIIFNQYELTFKEVAQYIMDRVDVLVEDLLTKQPRPLIPASFGEDIYGKERMTFLSKNEQLKQAIEEIKQLLDTSDHISEEHADSFHILKTELKKDKPTAAIVKGMIRNLTELKTLEEPLNLLTVLLQQK from the coding sequence TTGAAAGAAAAAGAAAAAAGAATAATTGAAGCAGCGATTAAGCTTTTTGCAAAAAAAGGATTTAATGCTACCTCTGTGCAAGAAATTGTAGATGAATGCAATATTTCTAAAGGCGCGTTTTACCTGCACTTTAAATCTAAGGATGCACTTTTATTATCGATTCTAAACTTTTACTATGAAAAGCTTTTTAGCTCTGTTTATGCTCTCGACGAGGCAGTAAACGATGCTCGCAGCCGCTATATGAATCAGCTCATCTATTTCTATGAATTTATTACGGAGCACAGAGATTTTATTATCATGCAAATCCGTGAAAAGTCTATTCCATTCAATAAAGACGTGGAGAACTTTGTTCATAAAATGCAGCGAGAAACGTTTTACTTTCACTGCAAAAGTCTCGTTAGCGTATACGGAGAAGAAGTAACGCCTTATATCTCGGATTTAACAAAAATGATTGAAGGTATTCATCAGTCTTTTTTAGAAATTATTATCTTCAATCAATATGAACTTACCTTTAAAGAAGTCGCGCAGTACATAATGGACCGAGTTGATGTATTAGTAGAAGATTTATTAACTAAACAACCTCGTCCCCTTATTCCTGCTTCTTTTGGTGAAGACATATACGGAAAGGAACGAATGACTTTTCTAAGTAAAAATGAGCAATTAAAACAAGCTATCGAGGAAATTAAACAGCTGTTAGACACCAGCGATCATATTTCTGAAGAGCATGCAGACAGCTTTCACATTTTAAAAACGGAGCTAAAAAAAGATAAGCCTACCGCCGCTATTGTAAAAGGCATGATTAGAAATTTAACAGAGCTTAAGACATTAGAAGAACCACTTAATCTTTTAACAGTCCTACTCCAACAAAAATAA